Sequence from the Bremerella volcania genome:
ACTGGTCGATGAAAGCAATGGCCACGGTTAAGTGCAGCTTTCGCCCGTACCGGGCACCCATCACCTTCACGTCTTCGCCCGTCTCCGGAAAGTCGTGTTTGAAGGACTTCGAATTGAGAAAATGCTCGGCGGACAGCACCAGGTGCTCCGTCTCGCTGAGCGGAGCGAATCCGACGCCGACTGATGTGTCGTTGGCCGTGATCTTGTCACGGTCGAAGATGCCGACCAGCTCGGCCGACCCTGGCCGCAACTCGTTCTGAATATCCAAGTGCACGTCCGGCTTAACGTGCCGCAGATGTGTTTGGAGCCAATGCTCGGCCGCCGCCTCCACAATGTCACCGACAGGAAGCTTCTTGCCTTCAAAGGTGTCCGTAGCCCGGTCGCCGACGAACAGACGCATCGGTGCCAAGACTTTGCCGCCGCCAAACTTTGGTTCGGTTTGGCCGGCGACCAGAAGTCCCTTATCGACGTTGAAGTGCAAAACGCGCCCCGCGGTTTCGAGATACGCTCCCGACAACGCTACCGCAATGGATTCCATTACCGAGTCGCAGACGGTGTCCGGGTGCCCTATCCCTTTCCGTTCGACGTATTCGGCCGCCTGACGGGACATCGGCGTTTGAGAAGTCGCGGCAATCTGAGTTGCGTCCATTGTTGCCTTTCAAGAAACCGACGTGTTCTCCAACAGATTATGGCAAGAGTGTTGAGCAGGCATGTATCGGCAAAGGAATGAGTTTGTTGTGGCGGAAACCACCAATGGCAAGGTCGCATGCGACGTACCCAACAGTCTGGCCCGCTATGAGCGGGGAACAAACCTCTTTTCTGGTTCGTTCCTGCCCGCCTATGGGAACACGAGCTGTGGCGATTTGCAACTCCGTCGTGGTGATTTCCGCCATTGAAGATTCCTGGATTTGCCGATTTCGTGCTTCTACGCCACCGGCGACAATTGCGGTGCGTCCGTGATCGACGTTTGTAATGCCTGTCTTGGAAACCAGTGTAAACGTCGATCAGGACAAGTGCCTGGCTGTGCTGAATTCATCCAATAACGACCACGCCATCGTGCTGTTGAACGAATGACGCTTGGCAATTGAACCTGCGCGCAGGAGAACAGCGATGTCGAAAATGATTGCTTATGACCAAGACGCCCTGGAGGCCATCAAACGCGGTGTGGGCACGCTGTCGCGCGCGGTCACCAAAACCCTCGGTCCGCGCGGTCGAAATGTTCTGCTGCAAAAGAGCTTCGGTCCTCCGGTGGTTACCAAGGACGGCGTCACCGTGGCCAAAGAGATCGACTTGGAAGATCCCTTCGAGAACATCGGTGCTCGCATAGTCCGCGAAGTGGCTTCAAAAACGAACGATGTGGCGGGCGACGGAACTACGACCGCCACCGTGCTGGCCGAGGCTATCTTCAACGAAGGCTTGCGGGCCGTTATTGGTGGGATTCGGCCCGTTCACATGAAACAGGGCATCGAGCAGGCGGTCGACGACATCGTCGCGAAGCTCAAAGCGAACTCCGTGCCTGTCAAGGGTAAAGACGACCTGACCAAAGTCGCTTCCATCGCCGCCAACAACGATCCCACCATCGGCCAACACGTGGCCGACGCGCTCGACAGAGTCGGCAAGGACGGGGTCGTAACACTGGACGAAGGAAAGACGATGCGAACCGAGATCGAAGTTGTCGAAGGAATGCAGTTCGACAAAGGTTACCTGTCGCCGTACTTCGTCACCGACGCGTCCAAGATGGAGTGCGTGCTGGAAGAGCCGTACATTCTGGTCCACGAAAAGAAGATCACCAGCATCAAGGACATCGTGCCGCTGTTGGAGAAGGTGGTTCAGGCCGGCAGGTCGCTGTTGATCGTCGCCGAGGACGTGGAACGCGAGGCG
This genomic interval carries:
- a CDS encoding methionine adenosyltransferase, with product MDATQIAATSQTPMSRQAAEYVERKGIGHPDTVCDSVMESIAVALSGAYLETAGRVLHFNVDKGLLVAGQTEPKFGGGKVLAPMRLFVGDRATDTFEGKKLPVGDIVEAAAEHWLQTHLRHVKPDVHLDIQNELRPGSAELVGIFDRDKITANDTSVGVGFAPLSETEHLVLSAEHFLNSKSFKHDFPETGEDVKVMGARYGRKLHLTVAIAFIDQFIWEEETYLHRKAAVKESLLSYLRSKLHDLDAVEVVVNALDDPSRGQDGLYLTVLGTSAESGDGGQVGRGNRVNGLISLSRPMTLEAAAGKNPVSHVGKIYNLLAHQTADRIYHSSDAIEEVYVWLCSRIGQPLDNPWSTSIQLALSAGATLGDVQHEVNDIVNQELSGISQFTKRLTQGELSVC